Part of the Tamandua tetradactyla isolate mTamTet1 chromosome X, mTamTet1.pri, whole genome shotgun sequence genome, AGGGAATTCCCACCCAGACAGATAGGGGCCCACGGGTACCTTCCCATGCTGCCAAGCCTGGGAGGATCTGGTCAGGTTTGTCAGGCAAAAGTATCCCACTACTACTTTATGGTGTAAGACCTGTCAAAGAAAAGCTGTACCAGACAATGTTAAATAGGCAAGGATGACTTTGTTAGGGGCTGCTATAAcaagggaggaagaggagaactCAACTCCTTTGAAACAAAAAACAGTGAGGATTGGTTTGGAAGGAAAGCACTGGAAGATAGTAAGTGGGGTTGATCACTGGGATTGTTGGGGGATTTAGTGAGAATGCTCTTGGGACCATTTGGTTCAGAATGTTTTTCTTGTTGGTAATTAGGCAACCTGAAACTTGTAAGGGCTGAGAGAGAGGAGGCTAGAGATAAGGAACTACCTAGTAAAACTACCTTGTTAGGTGCATTTCAGGCACCTGGATAACATGAGGGCTGGGGAGGTCAGGGGTaagattaatattaaaaatagttaTGGTCTAAAGTtatccttttttaatttcttctgtagcctgaattttccttctttgtgtctCCAGAGTTGCAAGATTAATTTCAAGGTATCCCATGAGGAAGGGAGTGGATAGGGGTATGAGGAGGAGGGCTAGCAGCTTGGTCAAGAGAAAGAACAACCACCTTTTTCAGAGGAATGGGGGCCTTGGGCTGAGGGACACACCTTAGGTTAGCAGAAGGGAGAAGGCCCAAGCCCAGTCAGgagtagttttttttgttttgcatgggcaggcaccaggaatcgaacccaggtctctggcatgtcaggtgagaactctgcctgctgagccaccatggcccacgcCAGGAGTAGTTTTGAATACACTGAGGATCTTCCTCTTTTGCTGAGATCTTAATCCAGCCCGTCAGGTATAAAGATAAATACCTGAGGAATGACTGAGGGGCCTTCCCAGAACAGATAGAGGGAGCCACATGGAAATATACCCTGCCCCTCCTGTAAGCCCTGGGAGACCCCAGGTAAGGCTGCTTAATGTGGTGTGGTGTTTATGACAAACACCTGAGGCAGGGTAAAGGGACCTCTCATGGAGGTGAGGTCTTAGACTGAGGGGGCAACATCAGGTCAGCAGAGGGAAGTGACACAGGCGCTCCGGGAATCAAGGTAAGGACTGAAGGGTGAGAGGACCTTACCACCACCACCCTAGCAGCTATGTAGCAGGGCCACTTGGCCCCTGCTCTCTGCCATTGGAAGCCCTGGGCCAAGTTGTTCATGCATGGTGGAGCCTCTCTCTTCAGGTAGGTAAGGTCCTTTGTCTGAGGGGGCAGGACTCATTTCAGCAAAAGGAAGAGTCCCAAGTCCTTCCAGGAGTCAATTTTAGGAAGTAGGGACCCATTACACCAGAAGAGATGATACGCAGTCCCTCCATGCCCATACTATAAGCAATAGGAAGATCCAGAGGATGGTGATTGGATATTTCACCCCCCTCACTTCCTGCTCTGGTATCTCATAGAGGTGAGGCCTTGTCCTAAAGATAATGGCCTGAAGTCAATAGTGGGAGGAATCCCTGGCTGGTAACAAGGTGAACTGAGTTGACTCCCCATTTCAGAAGAAAGGCACTCCTACATAGTTCAGCCAGCCCTTGCTGTCACTCCTGGGAGGCCCTGAGAAGGTGCTGCCAAATGTGGTAGCCCTCACTTCTTCTTGTTCTGAAAGTTTTGCCTCAGATCATCTATAGGGTGGAGCCGAAGCCCTGCCATGGGAAAGGTGAGGACCCTGAATGAGCATCAAGGGGACTATCCAACCTAAAGCAGTGAGGACCTCACAGAGTCCAGTCCTGCCCCTCCTATCAGTACTGGGAAGCCCAGGACTCTGCTTGCAGTCTGCAGCCTGAGGCACCTCCCTGACTCCCAGTTCTTATAGGTACTCAAGGAACAAGGAGCTTAAGGCTTTGATCTGAGGGACATGTCCTCAGGTCAGCAGAGTAGAAGCTAAGGCACTGCCAGGAGTCAAGGTGAGACCCCTAAATGCTTACTACCCACCCCAGAATAGAGGGTATCCCACCATGCCCAACCCCACTTGCACTAGTAGCAGCCCGGAAACCTTAGAGCCTAAGGATCCCTCTTACCTTCTCTTTCTGGTTCTTAGGGCAGGCTGACCAGGAGGACAGGAGAACTGTGAGGCCCTCGAGCACCCCCTAAAGAGAAGACCTGTAAGTCAGCCTCTGTCAGAGCTGCCAAGCTAAGTTTCTCAGCTGAGGCTGCTCACACTTCTTCTTCTCTCCCCCAGGTCTGTGGGTCTCCATTGCCCACACTCCTACCTGCCACCCCCAAAGAGAGTTATGCGTCGCAGTCAGAAGAGTCGGATCGACAAGCTTCAGAAAATCCTTGACGCCCAAAGGGAGGCACAGGCCCTAGAGGATGCGCTGGTTCCTGCAGCTGAGGGAGAAAAGGCCTCCTCCTCCACCTGCCCTCCCTCTCCTCTGATCCCTGGCACCCCACAAATGGTGCCTGCTGCTGGGGTACCAAATGTTCCCCAGGGTCCTCAGAGAGCTGGCTCCCCCTCCAGGGCCATGCCCTCACTGAGCAAATCAGCTGAGGGTTCTAGCAGCCAAGTAGAGGGTGCAAGTATCTCACAGGCCCCACTAGGCACTGAATCCTTCCTCAGTGATACAATAGATGATAAAGTGGTTGATTTGGTGCGATTCCTGAGTGGCAAGTATATAACAAAAGAGCCCATTACAAAGGCAGATATCATGAAGAATGTCATCAAAGAGTACAAGGATCACTTCCCTGTGATCTTTGGGAGAGCCTGTGAGTACATGCAGGTAGTCTTTGGCATTGATGTGAAGGAAGTGGACCCCAGTGGTCATTCCTATGTGCTCAGCAATATGGTAGACCTCACCTACAGTGGGATGATGAGCGATGACTGGGGCATGCCCAAGACCGGCCTCCTGAttgttatcctgggggttatctTCATGGAGGGCAACCGTGCCCCTGAGGAGAAGGTCTGGGAGATGCTTCATGCAGTCGGGTTGCATACTGCGAGGAAAGATTTACTGTATAGGGAGCCCAAGAAACTCATTGCTAGAAATCTGGTTCAGGAAAGGTACCTGGAATACAGGAAGGTGCCCGGCAGTGATCCTGTGCGCTATGAGTTCCTGTGGGGTCCCAGGGCCTATGCAGAAACCAATAAGATGAAGATCCTGGAGTTTTTCACCAAAGTCAGTGGGACTGTCCCTACTGCCTTTCCAACCTTGTATGAGGATGCTTTgatggatgagagagagagagccccagTCAGAATTGCTGGCACAGATGAGTCTCCTGCCACAGCCAGTGAAATTTCCAGTGCCCTGCCCAGCACTTCTAAATGAGGCAGATTCTTCACTATGTGGTTGAAAAGGGCATTAAGTGTTCTAAGTTAGAGGGAAAATTGTGTAACATCTTTGTGTTCCTCTTCTATATGGGCAACTTGTAAATTTAgctttatgtttgtttatttcacTTTGCTACCTGTCCtatctttttccatttaataGAATGTTTATTAGCTTCAGATTCTATATTTATGAATGTCAATGACCACACATGTATTGCTGTTTAtcaattttaagaataaaagtcTTATTATTTTGCAAAAACTACTTGGGAAAACGTATCTTATTTTGTGATTTGGAACATGATAACATGATACAGAAATAGGAATTTCCTTGAAACAGGCAAGAGCCTAGCAGTAAAAAAGGAGAAGTTCAAGAAATAGAAGAAGCATAATATATGGTTAATTCTTAGATGCTTGCATTCCTTTGAGTCTGTTCTGTAAAATTAAAGATACTCTGGTTTGCTTGGCTTATTCGAAGATTTAGGATAGATTAAAACTTAGTAAAGGAAAGTCCCTGCTCACTGGCTCATTTATTCCCCAAACCTTAATTGAGAATCTTCCCTTTGGAAAGCACTCTggtggttttgtgtgtgtgtgtgtgtgtgtgtgtgtgtgtgtgtgtgtgtgtgtgtgtgtgatgtgggGGGGGGATGGGCATGGGCATGGACAAAGAAGGCATGTCCCCTGCCCTTAGCATGGTGGTGTCTAGGAGTAGCATTCAGCTTAGAAAGATGATAAGCCATCATCTAAGACACAAAGAAGAACTGATGAGGAAGTGAGAACTCCAGATGAAAGTGGTCAAGCATAAATACCCTAAGCCAAGGCACATTGCCCCTTTGGGAAATGACATTTCCTTCTCTGggagctactttttttttaatctatttgtttTGGAGGAAAGCTACTTTTAAATTAAGCTGGGTGGTAGCAGGGGCCAGACTCTCTGATGGAGTGTATTAGAGTTGAGAGAAAAGGCTGGAATGAAAAACTCTTCTTAGCAGTTACTTTTGGACTATGAGAGCAATCTTCACTTGGGCTAGGCATGGAAGGTACCCTGCACTCTTTGTTCCAGGGCAATTGAATACCACACACAAACTGTTTTATACACATCATCTGCAAGTCTTTCCTGAGAAATAGCAGTGATTCTCCCTTGCAGCAATGCCCAGAAGCTTCTGGTTGGAAAGAGCCCActccattaaaatgatattttaattagGTGTAAATCTACCAACTCTAAATCAGAGCTAGAGTTTTGGTGGGGATAGAACGATTGAAAATAGTATTTTGGATAAAAGAGCAGCTGGGACGGAAGGAAGGAGTTGATCTTTGACTTAATTGAGAGTAGTTTTGAGTTGTATCAGCTGGAGAAATTCCCCACATCCAAATTAAACAATATTATTCTCTGAGAGGGACAATTTACTGAGGCTTATTTGCAAAGCAGTATTTATGGCTGATTTGTTGTAGCGTGTCCTAGAGCACTATTTTCTGAGGTGTCCtgactaacaacaacaaaaatttccaTAAGAGAGGGTGGTAGGGTCTGGAGTCAAAATCATATTAGAAACAACTGGTTCATTAAAAATCCAATACAGGCCAGATGTCGTGCCAGGTGTTTTACGTACCTTATATATACTCAACAGACCTACACGACAGAGCTGACAAGCCCATTTGATAAAACccgttttgcagatgaagaaTCTCAGATTTATAGCTCTTGGCAATTTATCCAAGAtcatacagctagtaagtgacagcGCTGGGACTAGATCCCTGGTCTGAGTTCTCTAGTGCCCATACTGTTCTCACACCTCCTAGCCTGAGGCGAAccttcttttaattcatttctctTCTCACTACTCTAAAATATCAGGtggcaaaaataaatattctgtgGCCCATGTACTAAAATCAGGCATAAAGAAGGAAAGTGACAATGAGAACAAACACAAGTTTGGGATTTTCTGTGGACTTTATTACCTAGGATTCTCCTGTCCTGAGCTCCAGGGTTCCTTGAGAGGTGACTCTGTCCTGGTGTCAGCATTTTTATCCAGTTCTAGCACTTTCCAGTACTATAGCCTCTTTCCCTGTTCTGCCTCAGTGTGCCCAGCTGTTAACCTCTAGGAACCTGGCCTACTGATCAGCTCCTTTGAAGGCTGTACCCCATTCTCAGTGGAACAGCCCCAAGTCACCTGCCCTCCCCTTGGCAAAGAGCATTCCTTTTACTTACAGAAGGTGCCTGCCTGTCCCAGCCTTCACACTGGAACCCCTCTGGTAGCAGCAGACACTTTGATGTAAAAAAGTTCACTTCTGACAGAGACATTTAGACACCTGGTCATCCCTGTGTGCCATCCCCCACCCCTGACTTCTTCAACATGCTCTCAAAGTGCTTTCCAAATGTGATAGTGAGAAGAGTCTGATTTGACCCATATTCTACTGGTCCTTAGGCTATAACCCTGAAGTTAGGGACAGGGTTTTTGAAACCACCCTGATATTTGCAGTAGGGTTTTAGTTGCATGCCTTCTTTGAAACTAGTCACTGAACGTATACCCAGAGGAATGAGTTTAACTAGGAAGTGAAAAGCCAATGCCTTCCTCATAAGTGGTAGATGAGGAAAGACTATAGAAATCACTCTTTAAGCAAACATCTACAGCAGCTGGATTCCTAAAACCCTGGGTCCTCATAGGAGGTGAAAAATCATTCCTTGGCTAACACACTAACTctgattacaaaagaaaaatagagttaACTATCTTTCCCCTGCTTCTAGTCTGTGCACTTATCCCACAGGAAAATCCTGATTTGCAGTGTGCCAAAAGGTACCTGTACCTGTGTTCAGGAATGTTTAGTCATGCAGACGTAGCAGAAATTCACAAGATTATAACCATACattaaaagaaaggagaaaattctcAGCCTTCTGAGATTATAGAGGTTATTACAAAAGACAATGCAAAAAAGTGTTATTGAGTGATGAAGGGCAAATCCTCTCTGCTAACATTTATAGGATCCtttgaaaattagatatgatCTTATATTTGAAAACACCTGTCACACAGTGCTTTTTCAAGTTGGCACTTGAAAAAGTTGGAGAATTTCAAGGCAAATTTGGCCTTCACAGAAACTCCTCCAAGAAATGAAGAGGGTTGATGTAACAAATTGTAATAGTTGCTTttcttgagcacttactatgtaacAGTTTAGGGGAGAGCCTATAGGTGCTCATGCACATCTTGTCTTCCTCTCCTTCCTGGGCACATGGGAAGCCAGTATTGTCAATCCACTTGGCATTAAGGAAGGATCATGCAAGCAGCCCTTGCTACTGACATATGTGCAGAAGCCTTATCTATCACTTCCATGCATTTGAGAGTCAGTATGCCATTTCTatactttttcttccatttggCAGGAAATGTATTGAGATAGTGGAGCTACACAATGGAAGTAGCTTGAATCTCTGACAGCAAGAGAGCAAGACACCCTGCCAATGCACATTAGAATTTatgcgcacacacacaaaatttcTTGTTTGGTTAAGCCAGCAAAAGTTCAGATTTTGTTGGTTGCTTCAGCTAGCTGTTACTTTGTTACTAATACACAGCCActattttttttagatattttaactaCAAGAAGTTTTAATGCAATACTTAAAAACTCTAAAACTACAGATAAAACACAATTCTACCGTTTTCAAAGTTCCGCATCCTCACAGATAACCATAATTTAAAAtctgatatatattattttaaagctgATTCTAGGCTTTTCAATAGATAGATGTacgatatatgtgtgtgtgtgtgtgtgtgtgtgtgtatatatatatatatcttgtgtGGGGGTGTTTTAACATACATGGGTAGTTATATACATATGGATCTGGACTTGCCTTTTCCAATTAATAAAATGGAGGCAGAAGCTTTCCATGACACCATATATAGAGCCACTTTACCTTTGCAACTATTCCCTAGAATTCTAAAGCAAATATGTGCCATCATTAATTAAACCATTCTTTCCCCGATGGTCATGTAAGTTGTTTCTCAGTTGTTGCTCTGATTAGTAGAATTGAAATTGACATATTTAAACATGAATTTCTGGGCAAGTGTGCATACTTAATCACAAAGAGACATTAATGTGACAATTGAGATAAAGTGGAAAGGGTgtgaatattttacatttttataaatattgtcaattattttttgcaaaaatgctgcaccagggcaggccatggtggctcagcaggcaagaatgcttctgttagtcaccagtgtcttggagcagctagaagaaaaaacaaaaaattgtggaactgtaacccataccaaactttaaaatctgttctataactacttgttaaaatgtacttggaaatgtattgcttttttgtatatatattccacaataaaaacgatataaaaataaaattaagtaggaAAAGAAGTCCTGTATTCAACACTTGtactctaattttttaaatttatttctcacagagTCCTGATCAGCAATTCTGAAATCACTGTACCTTTATAATAGCATTGAAAATCTATGTAAATACATTGTAGATAAAGAGAGACAGGTTTCTTATtgtaaaaggaagaagaaaaaattaagcaaAGGAGATTGCTAGAATGAATGCTATGATAGTGGATTAGAGTTGAAGATATTAtgaactcatttttattttaataaatacacaAGTACATGATAAAAATAGATGTAGATATGTTTGTGTACttgtattattttgcatatatttaattCATTGCTTATAGGGTCTAGAAGCAAGATACCCCAGTAGCAACATACACAAATAGCCCACAGTTCTGGCTCTTTAAACAgcattcacaaataaatgaaaccagGGACCTTGAGTGATGATTGATTCCAGGGCTCGGTGATGAGCTTGGAACATCTTTTGGTTCCAGAGAGCATCGAagtgaaaacaaaagagaaggaggatggAGGAATGCCAAAAGGAGACAAACCCCAATCTGAAAGAGATCTAATAGCCAAAATTTGAATAATTTAgggaaaaactaaataaaaatggtATTGTattaaaatccaaagaataaaatcAATATCCATGAACCTAAACATACATTCATAAGCAttcatggatatatatatatatatatatatatatatacagatataaataaatgataataactATGAATGAATGGTCGTGAAAGGACAACACTTCCTTACAGAAGAATTctaattaataaatgtagaaagaaaaagagaaatatataaccACCATTAGAACACAAAGGTAGTAATTTTTGGCAGGCAAAATCCACTATGAGAAATAATATTAGTTGGCCAAAgcttaaaagaaacagaatatttgcaTAGATTCAAAGTAACTTACTCCAAATAATTGTTAATTGCTTTCATATTTTAACATATGCTCAtgaaccatacagtatctgtcctttggtgtctggctaatttcactcagcattatgtcctcaagactcatccatgttgtgatgtgcttcaggatgtctttttctcttactgctgcttaatattcaatcatatgtatacaccacattttgttgatccactcgtctgttgatgggcatttggcttgtttccatcttttggcaattgtgaataacactgttatgaacatcagtgtgcaaatgtctgtttgtgccattgctttcagctcttctggtgaAAGCAgtgaaagtctattttgtctgatatttcaaatttgtcaatattgTCTGGTAAAGCCACTTCTGCTTTCTTTCGGTTATAACTTGTGTAGAggatgtttttccatcctttcactttcaacctatttgtatcattgtgtctaaaatgagtattttataagcagcatatagctggattatgtttcttaatccattttgccaatccgtatcttttaattggtaaatttagtccattaaccttcaaagttattactgaaaaggcatttcttgattccaccctTTCTTTGTTCTAAGCAGGTATATAAACTGGTTCCCCACCACTTTGTTTTGAGCAGTAACTTTCTTTTACTTCTGCTCCCATGTGTGCTGTTTACTTCAGTAAATTTACTCTACACcttggttttcagagtctgttttcaaCATAACAGAATGCAAGCACCAAGAAGACAAATTGGTTTCTAAACTGTAGGTGCCACTTAGAAAATATCTGGTCACATTACTTAGGTATAACCCTAGATGATCACATGACATCTACTTTATCTTCCAGTTTTGTCAGCATGCAGAACTGAGAATACTTAATTGCATCATATCAATTGATAAAATGCGCCCTTTCTGAAATCCATACTGTAGTACAACATGGTGAAGATGCACAGGACAATAAAGGAAAATCTAACAATAGAAATACATGGATGTTGGACTGAAACCACACATGAGAAATAGTTCCAAGACCTTCAAGCCTTCCTCTACTTCCCTAGAACTTCCTGTAGCCCAGGACACCTGTAGATATTGCAAGGAAAATGGGTACCAAGCTAAATTTTCCACCAccacctcacacacacaaaaaaaacaatcCAAAAAACTTCAATGTCTCAATACCTCCCTTCTAAAGAATATGCTCTTGTCTGACCCCATATACTCTTAAACACATTGGACAAAATAATAATCCCAGTCAATGGACACCTCACCACCTTCTTGATAGACACCTTAGCCACCTATTCCACCTTCAACACCTCACAATTTCCTACTATAATCCCTCAGAGTATACAACAATTATTGTGATGAGGTTAGATAACTTCCCACATATCTGTCCCTTCTAAACCTCTGTCTATATCTTTTGGACTCTATGATGTACTACAACTAGATATGTACCACCCTTATACTCCCTATGAAAAAGCTTAATAAGAATattaattcttccaaaatctgtgggccataaattaaatattaaatcttAGGTTCCCTTTAGACCTATGCCCTAATATCATCCTTGCTTCTATAGTCCCTGACACTACTTACTTCACTGTTGTTAAGTCCGGTTGCAACTTCTTGAGTATGCCCCTTCCCTCAACACACATCCTCCCAACCCTGTTTGCCTTCACCTGGGAAAATCGACAATacattttatgattccacttttatgaccagcaaaaaggtataatcagataattataatacagaatacagggagcttagagatacatagaaagtagagatgggtgaacagttagataatgaggttgaactccaatgtaagggaatagataggagcgaagatggttttctagtgggtctagaagtagtaTTACCAcgttgaagatgaacaagattaaaatGGGTTTTATAGAACTACGTGTCcaactgactcacactagaaatatgaatgcacTCTTGTACgatttacttcaaagatatgattcttgtatccagggtacagggagaaaactgctattgcatgctatgagctatgttcaaaaggaaaccatcagcactaccacagcaacagcagaggtaaataatgggggaagggacaagagttaagaggaggtttagatctcttATTTGATGAGGGTgagtttattgtttttctgtctcttgggaaaaatgaaattatctaaaattgagaatgttgatggactgcatACATTGGGCTCTCTACATGATACCagaaccattccagacaatcctaaagaaaacctaggacaatttataagattccacaagggttccaggcactagagtaacttgccagaaacctacaacctccacatgggtccctggtccagataagtcatgaaacctgGCCTatcctctgcagaacatcagatagttccatctccttcccccatattagtgatagacacttccaatatcaaaaacttagaacTGCCATAGTGCAagcaaccccaatgagaggtatggaaagatcaaaggtgatggtggaattatacatagaagataggacttagcaaatgaatatgaatgctgaatcattaaactgatatctcttttagttcccaatattttagagcagctagaagtaaaaacctaaaattaggaaatttgtaacccatgtcaaagtctgacatatgttctgtaactagctgtggtgctatgcttggaaatttatagcttttttgtatatatgttattgcccacaaaaaaagaagaatccagacctggcaccatgggatcaacacaaagtggattgtgatgataaaaaaaagtatttaaaccctctagcctctaatattctggagtagctagaagaaaaaatatgagaggattgtatggtggtagcccatgacaaactctgggatctatcctgtaaccactttttttttgcatgagcaggcaccaggaaatgaacccaggtctcccacatggcaggcaagaactctgcctgctaagccactgtggcccgccctctaaccactttttgaggagtgctttggaaactattgctttattatttctttgctttgtatatgtacaatttaaaaagttaaaaaagcaaataatgatagccacatatatacatatagaagCAACAATAGTACATATAACGGAAACGAAAGGGAACACATCAAGAAAGTTCCTTCTTTAGCAAATCTGGGGTGAGTTGAAGCTCTCAGAATTTTACAAACACATGGATGTACACCTCAATGGTAATGCTATGCTATTTCTTTATCCATAAATCatgtttattttaaactattagcattaaaattaattttctgttgCATATTATATCCTGAGTTAAGTTTGTATAGAACAGAAGACACAAATACTTTCCTGCTTGCAGGAAGATCTAATGAGTTTGAGATGTTAATAAATATAACACTGTTacactaaaacaaacaaaacaaacctgtttctccaaaatatcagaAAGATCATTCTACTTCTTCGGAATTGACTGGGGAAAATTGTGTTGATGTTAAGCCTCTAGAAAATATTTCCAGGAATCAGCATTTCATGGAGAGTAGAAATAAATACTTTCTTaccttaaagcaaaaaaaaaaaaaggttatcagtaactaaaagagttcaaatagagtccagacgctagtctggaggctactcttatgcaagatttAGCTAGATAtggctaattaccatggttttccaaaccccaaccaaaatcattcctgttaaccctaaagaaaacctaaggctctgttctagtttgcaaactgctagaaatgcaatataccagaaacagaatgtctttttaaaaagggaaatttattaagttgcaagtttatagttctaaagccatgaaaacacCCACAATTAAAGcaggctacagaaatgtccaaagtaaggcatctaggaaaagataccttgattcaagaaggcttatgacattcagggtttctctctctgctggaaaggcacatggcaaacatggcaatgtctgctagctttatcaccaggcttcttatttcatgaa contains:
- the LOC143670209 gene encoding melanoma-associated antigen 8-like: MRRSQKSRIDKLQKILDAQREAQALEDALVPAAEGEKASSSTCPPSPLIPGTPQMVPAAGVPNVPQGPQRAGSPSRAMPSLSKSAEGSSSQVEGASISQAPLGTESFLSDTIDDKVVDLVRFLSGKYITKEPITKADIMKNVIKEYKDHFPVIFGRACEYMQVVFGIDVKEVDPSGHSYVLSNMVDLTYSGMMSDDWGMPKTGLLIVILGVIFMEGNRAPEEKVWEMLHAVGLHTARKDLLYREPKKLIARNLVQERYLEYRKVPGSDPVRYEFLWGPRAYAETNKMKILEFFTKVSGTVPTAFPTLYEDALMDERERAPVRIAGTDESPATASEISSALPSTSK